ACCAGTTAACCTGTTATGTTCCACTTGTAACCATTTTTTATCACATTGCAAACCTGCTTGTTTTCTTACTCTAATCCTAAATTGAACTAAATAAACAGATTGATGGACTGAGTAGTGTTCGGATGTACATACCCAAGGATCTTTTGCCTGTAGAAGCTCGAGAAAACACATTGAGGAAAGTTGAAGAAGTGCTTTCAAGATTTTCTAAAGATGGGGTTCCTCTATTGGATCCAGAAGAAGATATGGAAGTAAGAATATCAGCGCATATCATATTGCCaggcttcctcttcttatttagtcCTTATATTTTTCTTCCTGTCAGGTAAAATCTAGCTCCTACCGGAAAGCTACCAGAAGAATAGAAGCTCTGGAGAGCTTGTTTGAGAAGCATGACATCCGTAATGCACCCCATATCCAACAGAAGCTGAAGGTCTTGCATGCTAAGCAAGAAATAAAAGCCAAAATAAAGTCCATAAAGAAAACAATGCGGGCCTCGACTGCTTTAGCCTTTAAGGACGAGCTCAAGGCACGAAAACGAGTTCTTCGTAGGCTGGGGTAATGCATCCTCTGACACCCAAATTTTATTTGTCTTTGGTGTGCTTGCATCTCGGAAAATTGCAAAATGAACTTCCATGTTACTGAATATTGGGTGAAGTAGGCAACATAACATTCTCATGTTTGTGACAAAAACCCTTGCTGTTGTGCCCTGCAGATGTTGGATTCTTAGGAAGCACAGTAGTATTCTTTGAGAAAATATTTGCAGAACAAATTTATGATCTTTCTGCTTGGGCACCTGATGGAAACAAGCACAAAACTCAACTATTCTGCTAGAACAATTGTTGACTATTAGAGTTAAATAATAACCTCAttgtttgaaaattagagatgtacCTCGTAGATATATGGAAGTTCATGTTATTTGTTTCATGCATGAATAGAAagtacagttttgctaaagcacatctagatgtgccataagtattgcacatctaagtcctatgtcattgatcttacattgagattcgtgtggatatttttctttttcttttttcttttcctctttaTACTTGATTCACTcaattagatgtgcaataactagagcacatctagatgtgccctagacacaccctaGAAAGTACTGTCTGCTGCGTCAATCTTCATTTTCTTGTttttcataaaccttattggggtgTCTTGTTGATTTCAGATATATCACCAGTGAGGATGTAGTCGAAATAAAGGGCAAAGTGGCATGTGAGATCAGCTCAGCCGACGAACTGACATTGACCGAGCTTATGTTCAGTGGTACTTTGAAGGATGCTACTGTGGAGCAGATGGTGGCTCTGCTCTCTTGCTTTGTCTGGCAGGAGAAGCTTCAGGATGCCCCAAAGCCAAGGGAAGAGCTCGACCTGCTCTTCTACCAGTTGCAAGAGACGGCACGAAGGGTCGCGAACCTCCAGCTTGAATGCAAGGTACTCAATAATGATGCTAGTACCGGACAATGATACCATATCGCTTGTGCTGTTTTGATGCTTCAGAATTGCATCCCAATTGCTGAAACTTGTTTTTGTTTTGGCCCTGCTGATGACAGATCCAGATCGATGTTGAGAGTTTCGTGAACTCCTTCCGCCCCGACGTGATGGAGGCCGTGTACTCGTGGGCCAGAGGGTCCAAGTTTCACCAGATCATGGAGATGACACAGGTGTTCGAAGGCAGCCTGATCAGGGCCATCAGGCGGCTGGAGGAGGTCCTTCAGCAGCTGATCCTGGCGTCCCAGTCGATCGGTGAGACCCAGCTTGAAGCCAAGCTCGAGGAGGCGGTCAGCAAGATTAAGAGGGATATCGTTTTCGCTGCGTCCTTGTACTTGTGACACCTCCTGCGTGTTTTGGTTCCATCACAGGAGCTCATGCGCGGGGATAGAGAGGTTATCATTGTCTGCTGTTCTTGTCCAGCGCCATCGACATGGACACGGTCGAGCTGCCTTGACTGGTTTGCTGTAACACGGAGCGGCATGTTGTCCCCATGGTGGGGGATACAATTTTGTAGGTTGTAGAAGCAGTAAGTCGTGATTgaattgattagggtttttggTTCAAGGACTCAAACGTGTACCCTTTTTCTTCTTCCCTGTACACAGAAACAGAGGGACTAGAGATGTACCTGAATTGATATGCAGTGAATTATGAGTGTGATAGTATTTTTCTTGCGATGTAACTGAATTCATGCCAATTCAAATGAATGTGGTTGTGTTGCTTGTCATGAGCCATCTGTTTGTTATCAATGAGAAAATGCAACTAGTCTGAACAACAGTTGGGAAAATACAATCACACATTGTCAAACCATCCATTTTATTTATGACCAATGAGAAAATGGTTCCCACACAAATGAAGATAAGTTTGTCTCCCCACACAACAAATCACAAAACCATTTCAAAGAACAAATGGCATGGAAATAACACCAACAGACTGGTAGTAGTTtcaaaaagaagaaaacggactgcTGCTATGTACAAAGGCATGGAAGAGAGAAGCATTCTCCTGGGAGCACATGGTTGGTTGAATCTTATCTTTGTTTCATTTGCTACCAATTCTCCTGCACAATCTTGGCCTTTTCGAATATGAACTTGCCTTCCTTGTACTTCTGGGACTCCTCGTAGGCCCTCTCGTACTTCCACCCGAGCACCTCGCGGCAGTCACGGCAGTGGATGTCGGCGACGGTGTGGAGCCCCGTCATGAGCTGCCGGTCCTCCTTGGCCCCCGTGGTGACGTTCATGGCGTGGGAGAAGAGGAACGCGCGGCCATTCCTCCCCTAGAACAGCAGAGCCAAAAGAGCAAAGTGTTAGTAGTACTTATCCTCCAAACACAATCAAAATTGAGATAGACAGATCATAGCACATGGACATCTGAAGCTGGTACAGATAGATCACAGTATAGAGTTAGTAGTACTTATCCTCCAAACACAATCAAAATTGAGATAGACAGATCATAGCACATGGACATCTGAAGCTGGTACAGATAGATCACAGTATAGAGTTAGTAGTACTTATCCTCCAAACACAATCAAAATTGAGATAGACAGATCATAGCACATGGACATCTGAAGCTGGTACAGATAGATCACAGTATAGAAACACAAATGCTAGCTAAACTCTGATGGTTGGACCTCTCCATCGCAGTTGATGAATGAACCTATTTAAGCTCCCTAGTTGATACTATTACTGATTTTAGCATGGCATCCCCAACCAGTCAAACATATATCTACATTACAGGTCCATCTAAATTCCTTGTTATTGATTAAGCTCTGTCCAATCTTGACCCCCCCTGACGCAGGGCCCAAAGTAAGTCAGCAAGGAAGAGAAGCAAATTAATTATCCTTGTTCTTCACCTggaaggccttggagatgatgtcgtCGTGCAGGCAGACGTGGTTGCGGCAGTGGCAGCAGCTGTACACGCGCGGCCCGACCAATTCCGCCATCTATCTCCTTCCTTCCTGCAACCAATTCGACGACTTACCGATTGAATTAGGAATCTAACATCTTGTTGTTGTCTGAAACAGAGCATGACCGACCGACTGACTGCCCAACACTTTCATATACATAATATATCTATCTCTGGTTCATCGAATATCGATGATTCGACGGGTGGGTTCAATGATCATCAGGAGCCGAGTACGGTTAACCTGTCACTATGAATGAGTATGCCTTTTTTGTGTGATTACTGTGAAGCAAACATAAGCAGATGATACAAAAACTGGAGTAACAGCCAGCCCAGCTGCTGTTCCTTTATTTTTTTCCTGTACATGTTTGGGTTGTGCACCTGACCTGAAGAACCCTCTGGTCTGGTCCGATCTGATTCAAGGAGGCGAAGCATGCATACCTTGCTTCTTGCTCCGATCGAAAGGCGCTTGCTTGCTCCTCCGGTCCCTTCTTGGGTGGGAACTCAACTCGGCGGCAgttgggccggcggcggcggcggcggcggcgtgcagaTTGGATGCGCGGCAGCCGggcgagaaggaaggaaggggaatAATCGGGAGGAAGACCTAGCTTTGCTTTGCTTGCTTGCTAGGACCAAATCGCCATGGAGTCTCTTCTTCTGCCCGTCGATCGATTTGGGGGAAAGGAGAAGAAAGACTTTTTTTTTCTCCTCCTACTagctactagaagaagaagaaagaagaagacgtGAGAGGCTGAGAGCACTGTGCGCATCGGTGCATTTGGGCTGGGCCAGCATGTAAAAATAACTACTCCTTCTCAGGAACTATGCAAAACCACTCGATAATGGTTACCCCTTGCAAAGGTCACTACTCCCACCTTTTCAGACGCCGACAAGGGGTGCACATGCACTGACGCATCACTTGTCGCGACATGTGATTTTTCTCTCTCCAtagttcaaaacattttatctcttcaACCGCACGTCCAAACGTTGAACCCTTCTTAACATTGGATTTCTCGTGTCAAAATGTTCAAAACCAGATTCCAATGTTCATAGGTCCTGACGGACTTTAAGAAAAGACCGGAGCCAGAAGCAtggttttctcccactttctttttttgagaaacacATATGCGCTTCTCGTGGAAGTAAATCAGTGCCTCTACGAGACGCAAATCGGTACTTATGGTGAAGCACACACCAAAAAAGAGTCATAATTTTTTCCCTTTTCGAGGCGGAAGTAAATATGTGCCTTCACAGAGCAAATATATGATTCTCATGGAAGTATGAAAAATGTGATTTTTTTCTTCTTCCCAAGAAACACAATTGCGCTTCCCACGAAAACAAATTTGTCCTTCTCGTGGAAAAACACAATTATGAATTGTGGACCTATGTTTCTGCAAGTACCTTTGACCGATGCTATAAAAATACCTCCTTATGCCAAATAAATGAAAAATATTATGACTAATAAAAGGAAAAAATAGTCGTGGCTGAAATCTCTACGATGGTTGCAAATTATTCTTTCAAAGAAAAAATACCTGAAAAATTAGGAGATCCATGGATACCTACTACTA
This portion of the Triticum dicoccoides isolate Atlit2015 ecotype Zavitan chromosome 7A, WEW_v2.0, whole genome shotgun sequence genome encodes:
- the LOC119330561 gene encoding protein yippee-like At4g27745 — protein: MAELVGPRVYSCCHCRNHVCLHDDIISKAFQGRNGRAFLFSHAMNVTTGAKEDRQLMTGLHTVADIHCRDCREVLGWKYERAYEESQKYKEGKFIFEKAKIVQENW